The sequence below is a genomic window from Myxococcus xanthus.
GCCGAACTGCTCGGGTGACAGGTGAATGGGCGCGTTGTGTTCGAAGACGAAGGTCCCCGTTCCCTCCGAGTGCAGGATGTCCGAATGCCCCAGCAGGAACTGGACGGTCTCCTCCGCCTCGTCCTCTGTCTCCGTCGGGAAGCCGAAGAAGTTGAAGGTATGGCTCCAGATGCCCGCGTCGTGCGCGAACTGGAGGTTGTCCACCATCACCTTCTGCGTGTTGTTCTTGCGCATGTGGCGCTGCACGCGCTCGGACGCCGTCTCCAGCCCGATGTAGAGCGAGCGGAAGCCGATGTCGTGCATGTTCTGGAAGTCCTCCCGCGTGAAGTACTTCTCGAACTTGTAGAGCGCGGTGAAGAAGTAGCGCCCCTTGGGGACGGCGGGCGGCAACATGCGGAAGAGCTTGGGCGGCAGCGCCTCGTCGTTGAACGCGAAGTGCCGGACGCCATGGCGCGCGTTGAGCACCTCCAAATCCTTGGCAATCATCTCGGGCGCGCGCATGCGGTAACGGTCGCCGTAAATCATGCCGTGGTAGCAGAACGCGCACTTCCCCCAGTAGCAGCCGCGCGTCGTCAACAGCGGCAGGACAATCTCGGGGGACAGGTACTCGTCCAGCGGCAGCCCCCCGAAATCCGGCGTGGGGACCTCGCTCATCGGCAGTGAGTCCCCCAGCGGCGTCAGCACCAGGTCCTCACCCTCCATGAAGGCGAAGTTGGGCGGGCGGTCTCCCCGTGGGTCTTCCACGGACAGAAAGCGGTCCAACGGGCGCTCGCCCTCGTACCGGCAGATGAAGTCGAAGCACCTGCCGAACAACTGGGTGACCCACGTGCTTTCCTTCTCCACCAGGCGGGAGAACACGCTGCCCCCCACCAGCACCGGGACGTCCGGATGGCGCTGCTTCAGCACACGGCAGAGCGTGAGTCCCGCGACAATCTGCTCGGTGCCGATGATGGACACGCCGAAGTAGCGAGGCAGTTGCTTGACGCCCGCGACCTGCTCCTCGAAGAACGCGATGAAGGGGTTGGCGTTGCGGTTGTCGATGAAGGCGAGCAGTGACGGAATGGAGCCCAGGACGTCGCCATCCTGGAGTGACGTCGTCCCCACCTCGATGACGGGCTCCGCCGCGGAAAACGCCGCGAGCAGCGCCTTGAGCGCGTCCACGCTGTCCTTGAAGCTCTCCATCGTGCCGTAGGTATCGCCGGTGCGCAGCCCCTCCACCTGGACGATGAGCTGCTCATACTCCTCCAGCGTCGCCAGCGCCTGCAGGCACCGGGCGCGGTAGAGGCGGTGCTCATCCGTCAGCGCCGCGATGAAGCGCTCCAGCCGCGCCCGCGCCAGGGGCAGGCGCGCCCGGCTGATGAACCAGCGATAGAAGACGACGTTCCAGTCGTCCTGGTGAACGCGGTGGCCCTTCTGCTCCAGGTAGGCCTTGAGCGACGGGGTGCTCAGGAAGGGCTGGAGCGGAGACCACTGCGGAGGGAAGACGAGATGAAGGTCCGGTCGCGAGCTGTCGCGGGCCTCCTGGGGGGTGTCACCGGGCCGCTGCGTCAAGGGCGTTTCCATGGGCCAGAACCTCCATGTGCTGGGCTGAACCGACAAGGCTGTGCGTCATCGCGCGCCGGGAGCGCTCCCATGAATTGAATGCCCCCGGAGAAGCGCTGCCTCCCAACAGGAAGGCAGCGCTGACAACAGACTTCGGTGGAGCTATGCGAGGCCCAGGTCCGCGACGAGCGACTGGAGCATCACCGGCTTGCCGCTGGCCATGGTGCCAGGCTTCACGACCTGTTGCTGTTGCTGCTGCTGTTGCTGCTGGACCTCGGTCGTCGGGAAGCTGACGTTGCTGACGCCAATGGTGTCATTCACCACGGGCTTCAGGGTCGCGGCGTTGCTGGCGAAGGCTCCGAAGAGCACCGTCAGGGCAGCCGGTGAGGCGAGTGCGCGAATCGTACGACGAGAACCCTTCTTCGAGTCGTCCATGCGTACCTCCGGGGGTGTTGTTTTTGTCTGCGACCCGTCCAGGTCTTCACGCCTCACCTGTCCGGGCGTCTTGATTGTCCATAGCCTTCTCACGACATATCAAGACGCATCCCGACAAAAACAAACACCCCACTGTCGCCATGAGTGGAATGACTTTACCAGACGCCCCGAACGGCGAACGCGGGCCTCCGGCGTACCGGGGCCTCGCGACGGGTTGGAGACGGGCGGTGCCGGGGACTCAGGGCGTCGGGGGCGGAGGCGGCGGGGGCGGCTCCGGCGTGGGAGGCAGGGCCAGCCCCGGGAACTCCGCCGCCGTGCCAGTGAACACCAGACGCGTTCCGCCTCGGAGGACCTCGAACTCGAAGGACGAGGGCGCTCCGGTGCGCCAGACGAAGAGGATGTCCGACGGGCGGGAGATCTGCTTCGTGTTGATGCGCACGATGACGTCGTTCTTCTGGAAGGGCCAGAACGCCACCGGAGACGACTCGGTGACGACCACCGCGCTGACGTCACGCACCGTCTTGAGTTCGACCACCAGGCTCGCACCATTGGCCTGCATGGAGACACGGTCCCTCGAGGCACTGGTGCTGGCGGAGTTCACCGTGGCCGACCTTTCACGCGAGGAGTTCGCGGCATGACTCGGGTCTGCGCTGGCCACGAGCAAACCCAGAATCAGGATGGGACTGTTCACAGGCGACCTTCCTTGTGGAGGTGGGCTGCGGGACGACGAGAGGAGCGGCTCCGGACCCGGGCCTCTCGCACGGCTCAGCGAGGCCCTGCCGTTTCAGACCATCAGCATGGACGACAGGCTTCATGGCTGCGACAAAAAGCAGCGCACGAAGAGATAATCCAATCACGGCTACCGGTCAAACCACAGCAACCCATCTGTGAATGCAGCCATTCCGCACCAGCACGACGAGGCGCGAAACGACAGGATTCTCGTTTGGATCCTCCCGTATTTCCTGACAAGAGCCATCCCCATCATCGATGTCTGGATTCCTGGTTGTTGCATTTCATGTCACAACTGGGACTTTCCCGACACCGGCGACGACCGCGTGCGTCGAGCCTTGCTCCAGGCAGGCTCGGACGCACGCCGCCATCCACCGTCTCACGCCGTCACGGCGCGTCAGCGCGCGAGGAGCTCCTGGGTGGGGCATGCCACGTTGGTCGGCATGGCCCACAGCGCGTCACCCCAGGCGTTGGAGTAGGCGCGGAAGAACACGGTGCTGCCCACGCGGGTGAAGTCCTCGGGTGAGGAGCCGCCCAGGGGACTGAGGTCCGCGACGAGACCTGTCCGCTCGGGCGTGCCGTCCGTCACCCAGGGCTCCAGACCCGTGCCGCCCTCATTCGTGCTGAAGAGCAGCGTCCCGGCGCCGGTGTCGAAGAGCGGCGAGGCCCACTCATCGGACGTCGACAGGCCCCGGCTGAGCTCCCGCGTCCCGGCCGCCGTGCCATCCGTCACCCAGAGGCTCACCTCACGAGGCGCGGGCCCGGGCGTGCCGATGCCCACGGACAGATAGAGCTTCCCGCCCGCGCGCACCGCCATCTGCGCGAAGGGCCACGCGCCGGGCTGGCCCGCGTAGCGGTTGGGCAGCGTGGTCACCGTCTCCTTGCCACCGCCCGCGAGCGACACCCTCGACACCCTCAAGGATGTCCCTCCCCCGACCACGGACGACAGATAGACGTGCCCACCCAGGGCCCCCAGCAGCCGGACATCGCCACCGAAGGACTCCAGGCGCACGGTGCCGCCCGGAGTCCCGTCCGTCTTCCAGACCTCGGTGATGGCCCCCGAGTCCCAGAAGGTGAAGACCCCCACGCCCGTCTCGGTGTGCTCCCAGCCGGAGATATAGATCCGCTCCGCGTCCAGACGTTTGACCCGCCTGGTTCCCGCGGCCGTTCCATCCGTCCGCCACAGCCAGGTGCCCGCCCCCGTGCTGCTCATGGTGAACAAGCGCGCCCCCGCCACCTCCAGTGGCCGTGACGACACCTCCTGGTCCGGTCCGTAGGCCATGAGCTGGAACGTACCCGCCTCCGTCCCATCGGAGCGCCACAGCGACACCCCGGCTCCCGCGGAGGGGTTCCGGAAGAAGGTCAGCACGTCCCCTGCCTGTCCCAGGTAGGACAGCGAGGAACTGGCCGTCCCCGGCTCGAGGTCCTTGACGAGCCGCGTGCCCGCTCCCGTCCCATCACTGACCCACAACTCCCTTCCAAATGGCGACGCATTCACCATGAAGAAGAGGCGGGCGCCCACCGGCGTGAACTCGCTCAGTCCCCGGTAGCCCGGTCCCGGCGCGATGAACTCCTTCACGGGCACGGTGCCCACGGAGGTCCCATCACTGCGCCACAGGGTGGCGCGGTCCCCGTAGAGGTCCGACCCGAAGTAGAGCGTGCCCTGCACGTTCGTCAGCGAGTCGGGCACCGGCACGTTGGGGGACGGGAGCGGCGCGTCCGGAGGCAGGATGTCCTTCACCTTGTAGACGGTGCCCCCGGGAGCACAGGCTTGTGCCTGGACCCGCGCTTCCTCGGTGGCGGCGCTCACTTCCTCCTCGACACCACCACAGCCCAGCATCCCCAGCCCCGCGAGAACACACCAACTTCCAATGCGCATGTGCACCACTCCTCTCCGGTCCGAAACCGGGGGACGGTGGGAAGCAGGATGGCGAACGCCCATTGCCCTGGAGGGCAGGTCACTTCAGGAAATCCGACCTCCCGATGGGAAGTGCGGGTGCGGTTGTCCTCCGCGGCAGCACTCGGCACGTGCTTTCAGCGAATGACGAGGTTGAGGCATCATCCCTGGATTCCACTCCTGGAAGGAGCCGAGCCATGAAGACCTCCCGTCTCATCGCCTCGCTGACCGCGTGTCTCTCCTTGTCGCTCATCGCCTGCGGTGGCGGAGAGGCCAACCTGGACGTCCCCGAAGGTGAGGCCCCCGTCAGCGTCGAGCAGGGCCTGGGCTACCCGCCGCACTGCCCCAATGGAGACCTCATCTACTGGCTCGAGAACGTGCAGGCCTGTACGGCGAAGTGCGGAAACACGCGTCAGAACGGCCAGCCCGCGACCCAGTACGCGGCGTGTCAGTCCAACATCACGGGCACGCGCACGCTCATCAACGTGCGTTACTGCATCCCCGGCTGCGAACTGCTTTGAGTCGACGTCCAGCCTGGGCAGCACGTGCGCATTCCAACGGCACACGTCAGACCCACGCCATGGAATGTCCCCACTGACGGCGACTGGTTTCGGGAGAAGGCTTTGCCTTCTTCTGAAGCGGGCACGTCGGATGGAACGCAGGGGGCCTGAAACGTGGACGTGCCTGGACATCGCTTTGGACGTGCCGTGGTCATGGGCGGCAGCATGGCGGGGCTGCTGAGCGCCCGCGCGCTCGCGGACCACTTCGAGAAAGTCGTCATCCTGGAGAGGGACTCGCTCCCCGGCATGCACGCGGCGCGCAAAGGTGCTCCCCAGGGCACACACGTCCACGTGATGCTGGACGCGGGTCACCGCCTCCTGGAGCGCTTCTTCCCCGGCCTCCTCCAGGACCTCCAGGACCAGGGGGCCGCGCTCATCGATTCGAGCCGGGACGTCGCGTGGCACCACTTCGGCGTCTGGAAGTCGCGCGTCCCCCAAGGCCTTCCCCTGCTGGTGTGTACGCGTCCCTTCCTGGAATGGCACGTGCTGCGCCGGGTGCTGGCGCTGCCCAACGTCGAGTTTCACGGCGGCGTCTCGGTCGAAGGGCTGCTCACGGACGCCTCCCACCAGCGCGTCACCGGCGTGCGGTTGAAGAAGGCCGGCGTGGAGGAACCGCTGGAGGCCGCGCTGGTGGTGGATGCCACGGGCCGGGGCTCGCGTGCGCCCCAGTGGCTGGAGGCCCTGGGCCATGCACGTCCCGACGAGGAACAGGTGCGGGTGGACCTCGCGTACACCACCCGCCTCTACGAACCTCCCGCGCACCGCCAGGAGGACTGGAAGGTGCTCATGCAGTACCCGTGTCCGCCCGTGAACTGGCGCGCCGGCTTCATCTCCCGCGTAGAGGGGGACCGCTGGATTGTCACCCTCAATGGGTACTTCGGCGAGCACGCGCCCGCGGACGACGAAGGCTTCCTCGCGTTCGCCCGCTCACTGCCCCAGCCGGACCTGTACGCCTGCCTGCGGGAGGCCCGGCCGTTGGGGCCGCTCACCCTGCACAAGGTGAAGGAGAGCCGCTGGCGGCACTATGAACGCCTCGCGCGCTTCCCGGAGAACTGGATCATCCTCGGTGACGCCGTGTGTGCCTTCAACCCTGTCTTCGGCCAAGGCATGTCGGTGGCGGCCCAGGGCGCGGCGCAGCTCCTCGCCTGCATCGAAGAGCAGGCCAGGCGCTTCCCCACGACGCTCGACGGACTCGCCCAGCGCTTCCGCAAGCGCCTGTCCGACACCATCCGCCTGCCCTGGTTCATGGGCACGAACATCGACCTGCAGTACCCGAAGGCCGTCGGCCAGCGGAAGCCCGGCGTGGGAGTGCTGCACTGGTACATCCGGCGGATGATGGAGCGCAGCTCCCGGGACGCCGCCGTGCACCGGCAGTTCAACCGACTCCTGCACCTCCAGGCGGGGCTGGGCGCCGTCCTCCAGCCTTCGGTGGCCCTGCCAGTGCTCGCGGACGGCGCCCGCGCGCTCTTCATGCCCCTGCATGCGCGGGCGAACACGGACATCCGCCCGGCCCCGCCCTCCTCATCTCCATGACGGACCAGCGCGCCAATGCACGCAGCGGCCGAGCCGCTCCGCGAAGAAGTCGAACAGACTCACGTCCGTGAGCGCGCGGCCCAATGGCCGGATTCAAACAGCCGGTCTGGTGGCCGAAGCCCGGCGCGAAGGACCGCCCTGGAGCGAGACAGACTCAAGGGCAGCCGTCTCTCCCTTCAGAAGAAACACCCAGGCTTTGACGGTGCGGACGTAAGCATCTATGATGCGAAACTGATTCGCAGAATCAAAATCACCCTTTCCAACGACTACCGTGAGTCCATCCAACAGGCGTTCCCTTCCGCTCTTCGCCCTGCTTTCCGTCGTCGTCGTGCTGGCCGTCCTGTGGGTGGGCGTGAGGTTCCAGCGCCCGGACGCCGCCGCGTCCACTCCCGCCGCGGAGGCTGCCGCGCCGGAGGGCCGGACGGTGACGCACGGACAAGGCACCACCGTCGTCCCGCTGAAGCCGCGGCGGGTGGTGGTGTTCGACCTGGTGGCGCTGGACATCCTCCAGGCCCTGGAGGTGGACGTCCACGGCGTGGCGGGCGACATGTTCCCCCAGCACCTGACCCGGTTCCGGGACGCGAAGTACCCGCGCATGGGCACCCTGTTCGAGCCTGACTACGAGGCACTCCAGGCCGCGAAGCCGGACCTCATCATCACCGGGGGCCGCTCCAGCGCGAAGTACTCGAACCTCTCCCGCATCGCGCCCACCATCGACGTGCCGATGAGCGGCAAGGACTTCATCGCCTCGGTGATTGCCAACACGGAGATGCTAGCCAGCGTCTTTGGCAAGGAGGAGAAGGCGCGCGGCCTGATTGAGGACCTGCGCAAGTCGGTGGCGGACCTCCAACAGATGACGGCGACACGCGGCAAGGGGCTGGTCGTGCTCGTCACCGGAGGGCGCATGAGCGCCTATGGCCCGGGTTCGCGCTTTGGCGTCATCCATGGTGACTTCGGCGTGCCCGAGGCCGTCGAGGGCCTGCGCACCTCGCTGCACGGCGAGTCCATCAGCGCGGAGTTCATCCGGGAGAAGAATCCCGACTGGCTGTTCGTCATCGACCGGGACGCCGCCACCGGTCAGAAGGAAGGCAATGCCCGGCAGGTGCTGGACAATGAATTGGTGCGGCAGACGACGGCCTGGCAGAAGAACCAGGTCATCTACCTGGACCCCGGCGTCACCTACCTGACCGGCGGCGGCATCCAGTCCGTCAAGCAGCTCCGCGACCAGGTCGCGAGCGCCTACACGCAGGCCCAGTAGTCCCTCCCCACCGTGAAGCGCGCGTTCGCCGCCGCCGCCGTCCTCGTCACGTTGGCGGTGGTCAGCCTCCTGATTGGCGCCAGTGACGTGTCCTGGCGCGCCCTCTTCGCTCCCGAGCCGGATGAGCGCGCCCTCCAGGTGCTGGTCATCAGCCGGCTGCCGCGCCTGTTCGCCGTCATGCTGGCGGGCACATCCCTGGGCGTCGCGGGCCTCATCATGCAGATGATTGCCCGCAACCGCTTCGTGGAGCCCACCACAGCGGGCACCGCGGAGTCCGCCAGCCTGGGCCTGCTGACCGCCACCCTGCTGGCGCCTGGCCTTCCGGTGCTCGGGAAGATGATGGTGGCCACCGTCTTCGCCCTCGCGGGGACGGCGCTGTTCCTGCTGGTGCTGCGGCGCATTCCCCTGCGCTCGGCCCTCATCGTCCCGGTGGTGGGCCTGATTCTGGGCGGCATCATCGATTCGGCGACGACCTTCTTCGCCTACCGGTACGACCTGCTTCAGACGGTCAACGCGTGGACCACGGGTGACTTCTCCACCGTGCTTCGCGGCCGTTACGAGCTGCTGTGGGTGACGCTGGGCCTCACCTGCGCCGCCTACACTGCCGCGGACCGCTTCACCGTGGCCGGCATGGGCGAGACGTTCACCACCAACCTGGGGCTGAACTACCCGCGCATCGTCGCGCTGGGGCTGGTCATCGTCGCCCTGGTCACCGCGATGGTGGTCGTCACGGTGGGCATGATTCCGTTCCTGGGACTGATTGTCCCCAACCTGGTCAGCATGGTCATGGGCGACAACGCGCGCAGGTCCATTCCCTGGGTCGCGGTGAGCGGCGCGGCCTTCGTGCTGCTCTGCGACATCGTGGGCCGCGTGGTGCGCCACCCGTATGAGATTCCCGGAGGCACCATCGCCGGCGTCATCGGCAGCGTGCTCTTCCTGTACCTCCTGCTGAAGCGAGGCGCCCGTGCCGGCTAACGCCCCGCCCGTCAGCCCCCTGCGGCCCCTGCTCGTGCTGGGCTGCGTGGCCGTGGCCTTCATGGCCCTGTTCATGCTCGTCGACGTGAGCGGCCCGTGGGACTTCGTGCTGCCCTTCCGCGGGAAGAAGGTCGCCACCGCGTTGCTGGTGGGCTACGCCGTCGCCGTCTCCACGGTGCTCTTCCAGACGGTGACGGGCAACCGCGTGCTGACGCCCGCCATCATGGGGTTCGACTACCTGTACGTGCTCATCCAGACGTGCCTGGTGTTCTTCCTGGGCTCCACCACCGTGGCGGGGCTGGACCCCCGGTTCCTGTTCGGCGCGGAGGTCATCATCATGGTGGCCTTCTCCGCCATGCTGCACGGCTGGCTCTTCGGCATGGCCCGGGGCAACGTCCACCTGCTACTGCTCACTGGCGTGGTGATGGGCGTGCTGTTCCGGAGCCTGTCGTCGTTCGTCCAGCGCGTCATCGAACCCAACGAGTTCATCTTCCTGCAGGACCGCTTCTTCGCCAGCTTCAACGACCCGGAGCACGACCTGCTGCTGCTCTCCGCGGTGCTGACGCTGGGGGTCTCCGTGCTGGGCCTGCGGCTGCTGCGCGCCTGTGACGTCCTGGTGCTGGGCCGGGAGGCCGCCATCAACCTGGGCGTGGACTACCAGCGGACGGTGTCATGGGTGCTGGCGCTGGTGGCCATCCTGGTCGCCGTGTCCACCGCGCTGGTGGGGCCCGTGACGTTCCTGGGGTTGCTGGTGGCCAACATCGCCTACGCGGTGATGCGGACGTACCAGCACGCGTTCGTCCTCCCCGCCGCCGCGCTCATCGCCGCCATCGCCCTGATCGCCGGGCAGTTCATGCTGGAGCGCGTCTTCCGCCTGGACACCAATCCACGGGTCATCATCGAGTTCGTCGGCGGGATGGTGTTCATCGCGATGCTCATGAGAAAGGCCACGAGATGATCGAGGCGAAGAACGTCAGCAAGCGCTACGGTGAAACGCTGGTGGTGGATGGCGTCACCCTGAGCCTGCCCGTGGGCGGCGTCACCTCCATCATCGGCCCCAACGGCGCGGGCAAGTCGACCCTGCTGTCCATGATGAGCCGGGTGATGCCCATGTCATCGGGCAACGTTTGGGTGGACGGGCTGGACGTCACCACCACGCCGGGGGACACGCTCGCGAAGCGGCTGGCCATCCTCCGGCAGGACAACCACATCTCCGCCCGGCTGACGGTGCGTGAGCTGGTGACCTTCGGCCGCTATCCGCACACCAAGGGCCGCCCCACCGTGCAGGACCGCGAACACGTGGAGCGGGCCATCGAGCACATGGGGCTGAGCGCGCTCGC
It includes:
- a CDS encoding B12-binding domain-containing radical SAM protein, whose protein sequence is METPLTQRPGDTPQEARDSSRPDLHLVFPPQWSPLQPFLSTPSLKAYLEQKGHRVHQDDWNVVFYRWFISRARLPLARARLERFIAALTDEHRLYRARCLQALATLEEYEQLIVQVEGLRTGDTYGTMESFKDSVDALKALLAAFSAAEPVIEVGTTSLQDGDVLGSIPSLLAFIDNRNANPFIAFFEEQVAGVKQLPRYFGVSIIGTEQIVAGLTLCRVLKQRHPDVPVLVGGSVFSRLVEKESTWVTQLFGRCFDFICRYEGERPLDRFLSVEDPRGDRPPNFAFMEGEDLVLTPLGDSLPMSEVPTPDFGGLPLDEYLSPEIVLPLLTTRGCYWGKCAFCYHGMIYGDRYRMRAPEMIAKDLEVLNARHGVRHFAFNDEALPPKLFRMLPPAVPKGRYFFTALYKFEKYFTREDFQNMHDIGFRSLYIGLETASERVQRHMRKNNTQKVMVDNLQFAHDAGIWSHTFNFFGFPTETEDEAEETVQFLLGHSDILHSEGTGTFVFEHNAPIHLSPEQFGVKAFKPRTDTVLDLFYEYEPATGLDAAGAQAVLERYNRLKRERKVYQHGHWVDREHLLLLLSRYGRDALKKAFAEVEDSDRGYSAAELLRGYAFDTPEGKRHFVVNRRLRRVCITNEDAVRIVGWLQFGAKVEDLLTAYPALSAALDPVPEDVEELTALREAS
- a CDS encoding FAD-dependent oxidoreductase produces the protein MDVPGHRFGRAVVMGGSMAGLLSARALADHFEKVVILERDSLPGMHAARKGAPQGTHVHVMLDAGHRLLERFFPGLLQDLQDQGAALIDSSRDVAWHHFGVWKSRVPQGLPLLVCTRPFLEWHVLRRVLALPNVEFHGGVSVEGLLTDASHQRVTGVRLKKAGVEEPLEAALVVDATGRGSRAPQWLEALGHARPDEEQVRVDLAYTTRLYEPPAHRQEDWKVLMQYPCPPVNWRAGFISRVEGDRWIVTLNGYFGEHAPADDEGFLAFARSLPQPDLYACLREARPLGPLTLHKVKESRWRHYERLARFPENWIILGDAVCAFNPVFGQGMSVAAQGAAQLLACIEEQARRFPTTLDGLAQRFRKRLSDTIRLPWFMGTNIDLQYPKAVGQRKPGVGVLHWYIRRMMERSSRDAAVHRQFNRLLHLQAGLGAVLQPSVALPVLADGARALFMPLHARANTDIRPAPPSSSP
- a CDS encoding siderophore ABC transporter substrate-binding protein, coding for MSPSNRRSLPLFALLSVVVVLAVLWVGVRFQRPDAAASTPAAEAAAPEGRTVTHGQGTTVVPLKPRRVVVFDLVALDILQALEVDVHGVAGDMFPQHLTRFRDAKYPRMGTLFEPDYEALQAAKPDLIITGGRSSAKYSNLSRIAPTIDVPMSGKDFIASVIANTEMLASVFGKEEKARGLIEDLRKSVADLQQMTATRGKGLVVLVTGGRMSAYGPGSRFGVIHGDFGVPEAVEGLRTSLHGESISAEFIREKNPDWLFVIDRDAATGQKEGNARQVLDNELVRQTTAWQKNQVIYLDPGVTYLTGGGIQSVKQLRDQVASAYTQAQ
- a CDS encoding ABC transporter permease; the protein is MKRAFAAAAVLVTLAVVSLLIGASDVSWRALFAPEPDERALQVLVISRLPRLFAVMLAGTSLGVAGLIMQMIARNRFVEPTTAGTAESASLGLLTATLLAPGLPVLGKMMVATVFALAGTALFLLVLRRIPLRSALIVPVVGLILGGIIDSATTFFAYRYDLLQTVNAWTTGDFSTVLRGRYELLWVTLGLTCAAYTAADRFTVAGMGETFTTNLGLNYPRIVALGLVIVALVTAMVVVTVGMIPFLGLIVPNLVSMVMGDNARRSIPWVAVSGAAFVLLCDIVGRVVRHPYEIPGGTIAGVIGSVLFLYLLLKRGARAG
- a CDS encoding iron chelate uptake ABC transporter family permease subunit, which codes for MPANAPPVSPLRPLLVLGCVAVAFMALFMLVDVSGPWDFVLPFRGKKVATALLVGYAVAVSTVLFQTVTGNRVLTPAIMGFDYLYVLIQTCLVFFLGSTTVAGLDPRFLFGAEVIIMVAFSAMLHGWLFGMARGNVHLLLLTGVVMGVLFRSLSSFVQRVIEPNEFIFLQDRFFASFNDPEHDLLLLSAVLTLGVSVLGLRLLRACDVLVLGREAAINLGVDYQRTVSWVLALVAILVAVSTALVGPVTFLGLLVANIAYAVMRTYQHAFVLPAAALIAAIALIAGQFMLERVFRLDTNPRVIIEFVGGMVFIAMLMRKATR
- a CDS encoding iron ABC transporter ATP-binding protein, which translates into the protein MIEAKNVSKRYGETLVVDGVTLSLPVGGVTSIIGPNGAGKSTLLSMMSRVMPMSSGNVWVDGLDVTTTPGDTLAKRLAILRQDNHISARLTVRELVTFGRYPHTKGRPTVQDREHVERAIEHMGLSALADRFLDEMSGGQRQRAFVAMVLCQDTDHVLLDEPLNGLDLKHAVSMMKRLRHAADTLGKSFVLVLHDINFASCYSDHIVAMRDGKVAFQGRPEDIMRPDVLRAIYELDISVQQIEGDWIATHYR